Proteins from a genomic interval of Zingiber officinale cultivar Zhangliang chromosome 2A, Zo_v1.1, whole genome shotgun sequence:
- the LOC122042392 gene encoding formate--tetrahydrofolate ligase-like: MSSSTTIRRLSVVSPVPADIDIANSVEPLPISRIAEELNLGSQHYDLYGKYKAKVLLSVLDELQGSDDGYYVVVGGITPTPLGEGKSTTTVGLCQALGAFLDKKVATCLRQPSQGPTFGIKGGAAGGGYSQVIPMDEFNLHLTGDIHAITAANNLLAAAIDTRIFHEASQSDKALFNRLCPPNKEGKRTFADVMLRRLKKLGISKTNPDELTHEEIKRFARLDIDPDSITWRRVMDVNDRFLRKITVGQGPEEKGMIRETGFDISVASEIMAVLALTTSLADMRERLGRMVIGNSKDGEPITADDLGVGGALTVLMKDAINPTLMQTLEGTPVFVHAGPFANIAHGNSSIVADKIALKLVGKGGFVVTEAGFGADIGTEKFMNIKCRYSGLVPQCAIIVATIRALKMHGGGPDVVAGKPLDKAYTSENVALVEAGCINLARHISNTRDYGVNVVVAINKFATDTDAEMNAVKTAALAARAFDAVVCTHHAHGGKGAVDLGIAVQRACENQTKTLKFLYPLDISIKEKIEAIAKSYGASGVEYSEQADKQIEMYTKQGFSGLPICMAKTQYSFSHIASQKGAPVGFVLPVRDVRASIGSGFIYPLVGTMSTMPGLPTRPCFFDIDIDITTGKVMGLS; the protein is encoded by the exons ATGAGCTCTTCGACGACGATACGGCGATTGTCGGTGGTCTCGCCAGTACCAGCTGACATTGACATCGCCAACTCCGTCGAGCCGCTTCCTATTTCGCGCATCGCTGAGGAACTCAACCTCGGATCGCAGCACTACGACCTCTATGGCAAATACAAGGCCAAG GTGCTATTGTCTGTTCTCGACGAGCTTCAGGGATCGGACGATGGGTATTACGTCGTGGTCGGCGGGATCACCCCGACACCTCTGGGAGAAGGGAAGTCTACTACCACGGTTGGGCTCTGCCAAGCTCTGGGAGCTTTCCTTGACAAGAAG GTTGCTACTTGTCTCCGACAACCATCCCAAGGCCCAACTTTTGGAATAAAAGGAGGGGCTGCTGGTGGAGGTTACAGTCAGGTTATCCCAATGGATGAGTTCAATCTTCATCTAACTGGAGATATTCATGCAATCACTGCTGCAAACAATCTTCTTGCTGCAGCTATAGATACACGGATATTCCATGAGGCATCCCAGTCAGACAAAGCACTATTTAATAGATTGTGCCCACCTAATAAAGAAGGAAAACGTACATTCGCAGATGTTATGCTCAGGCGTCTCAAAAAACTTGGCATTTCAAAAACCAACCCAGATGAACTTACACATGAAGAAATCAAAAGATTTGCTAGGCTTGACATTGACCCAGATTCCATTACTTGGAGAAGAGTCATGGATGTGAATGATCGGTTCTTGAGAAAAATAACTGTAGGTCAAGGTCCTGAGGAGAAAGGGATGATCAGAGAAACAGGTTTTGACATATCAGTGGCTAGTGAAATCATGGCAGTTTTAGCTCTTACTACTTCTCTTGCAGACATGAGGGAAAGACTTGGAAGAATGGTAATAGGGAACAGCAAGGATGGCGAGCCTATTACTGCTGATGATCTTGGTGTTGGAGGTGCACTTACTGTTCTAATGAAAGATGCTATAAATCCAACTCTGATGCAGACACTTGAGGGAACTCCTGTCTTTGTTCATGCTGGGCCTTTTGCCAACATTGCTCATGGAAATTCTTCAATAGTAGCTGATAAAATTGCACTTAAGCTTGTTGGCAAGGGTGGTTTTGTAGTGACAGAAGCAGGTTTTGGTGCTGATATTGGCACAGAAAAGTTCATGAATATAAAGTGTAGGTACAGTGGTTTGGTGCCTCAATGTGCTATTATTGTAGCAACTATAAGAGCTCTCAAAATGCATGGGGGTGGACCTGACGTTGTTGCTGGAAAGCCTCTAGACAAGGCTTATACATCTGAGAATGTGGCTCTAGTTGAGGCTGGATGTATAAACCTTGCCAGACATATTTCAAACACTAGGGATTATGGAGTGAATGTTGTAGTTGCTATCAATAAGTTTGCAACAGATACTGATGCTGAGATGAATGCTGTGAAAACTGCAGCTTTAGCAGCTCGTGCTTTTGACGCTGTTGTATGTACTCATCATGCACATGGTGGAAAAGGAGCG GTTGACCTTGGAATTGCTGTTCAAAGAGCATGTGAAAACCAAACAAAAACATTGAAGTTCTTGTATCCTTTGGACATTAGTATAAAGGAGAAAATTGAGGCAATTGCCAAGTCATATGGTGCTAGTGGTGTCGAGTACTCTGAACAG GCGGACAAACAAATTGAAATGTACACTAAGCAAGGATTTTCTGGCCTGCCAATCTGCATGGCCAAAACCCAATACTCGTTCTCACATATTGCTTCTCAAAAGGGTGCCCCGGTCGGATTTGTTCTTCCCGTCAGGGATGTTAGGGCTAGCATTGGTTCGGGATTCATATATCCTCTGGTGGGGACGATGAGCACAATGCCTGGCCTTCCAACTCGGCCATGTTTCTTTGACATTGATATTGATATCACCACAGGAAAAGTCATGGGACTGTCCTAG
- the LOC122040063 gene encoding uncharacterized protein LOC122040063 yields MANGYYYQNPNGPYDYYSSSTSSSSSPPLPLHLCLFLFTLFALISLSWYMAYESVLESLLDQLRLGLMLSPLLLLLLVHLLSNDNLRWVSFFVPLPSERESFHRAGGSPWGVALVLVLLIFMISYKSYFQDWWFPFLSR; encoded by the coding sequence ATGGCTAACGGCTATTACTATCAAAATCCAAACGGTCCCTACGACTACTACTCTtcttccacctcctcctcctcctcgccgcCTCTGCCGCTGCACCTCTGCCTCTTCCTGTTCACCCTCTTCGCGCTCATAAGCTTGTCGTGGTACATGGCGTACGAGTCGGTGCTGGAAAGCCTGTTAGATCAGCTGCGGCTGGGGCTGATGCTGTCTCCGCTGCTGCTTCTGCTGCTGGTGCACTTGCTTTCGAATGACAATCTCCGGTGGGTGTCCTTCTTTGTTCCCTTGCCGTCGGAGAGGGAGTCTTTCCACCGGGCCGGCGGCTCCCCTTGGGGAGTCGCCCTCGTCTTGGTGCTCCTCATATTCATGATCTCCTACAAGTCCTACTTCCAGGACTGGTGGTTTCCTTTCCTCAGTCGATAG